In Monodelphis domestica isolate mMonDom1 chromosome 3, mMonDom1.pri, whole genome shotgun sequence, the following proteins share a genomic window:
- the FABP5 gene encoding fatty acid-binding protein 5 gives MPLPPQLVGKWRLTETKGFDEYMKELGVGMALRKMAGMAKPDVYISENGDTITVKTESTIKTTQFSCKLGEKFEETTADGRKTQTICTIDKDALVQHQTWDGKESIITRKVEDGKLTVDCVMNNVTCHRVYEKVE, from the exons ATGCCTTTACCCCCGCAGCTAGTGGGCAAATGGCGCTTAACGGAAACTAAAGGATTTGATGAGTACATGAAGGAACTGG GAGTGGGGATGGCCCTCAGGAAAATGGCTGGGATGGCCAAACCCGATGTTTATATCAGTGAAAATGGAGATACAATTACTGTTAAGACTGAGAGCACCATAAAAACTACACAATTCTCTTGTAAACTTGGTGAGAAGTTTGAAGAAACCACAGCTGATGGCAGGAAAACTCAG ACCATTTGTACCATTGACAAAGATGCATTGGTCCAGCACCAGACATGGGATGGGAAGGAAAGCATAATAACAAGAAAAGTAGAAGATGGAAAGCTCACGGTG gacTGTGTTATGAACAATGTCACTTGCCACAGGGTCTATGAGAAAGTGGAGTAA